The genomic stretch AGAGCAGAGGCTGCAGGTTACAGACAATTCCTCAAAATGTCCTACAACTACTTCATAGATAGTATAACCCATACCCTAACCTGGCCTGCTTATAACTTAACACATGTTCAAGAATTATCCAACAACTTTCCAGACATGCTGTAAGTGAATTTCATCCTGTAAAAACTGGTGAGACTTAAAATACCCAATGGTAACAGAATTCATAGTCAAAAAGATCTTCTCagattttacttgattttttttttcctacacagaTTATCATGCTTCCCACAAATACAGACCTGTCTTGGCCTTTGTTGCATCAAGGTTCATTCTTGACCACCACCACCAACTGACTCCAGGAATTACAAAAACTTCAAAGGTAAAACCAACtgcaatgatttttatttttcttttgtcaggaactgaatatttttcattgtaaaataagaTCTTTCTTCAAATCTGTCACACAGTGTGGAGACCAAGTATGATTGTTAAGCTCACTTTCACAAAGTAAGCAAATCAGGCCCACCACTAAGATCCAGAGTATATATGACAGCGAGTGAGCACCTTCACAGTTGACAGCTGCTACACTGTTCTTCCTCAACTTTCTGTACTGGTCACGGAGTTGCACTTATAAGGTGAGGGCAATTCactatcaaaattaaataaaacagagcctggcacagcaCTGCCCTATTACCATTAGTCCTTCTCTATGAGAATTTAAAGACACAATGAATACACATATTCCTGAATTTAAGTATGAAAAAACTTaaatctttataaattctgggtctgacccccacccccaatttagGAGATGGAGACACAGAGAACTGTACAATGAGGTGTCTTCCGATGGGGGGGATGGAAGGAGTTAGAAGTCCTATCAGTAGGAAAGCAGCCTCAATCGCCTGACCCCCGCTATTCCGTATCATGCAAGTACGAGTAGATTTAAGGTGGCGCTATAAGCAGCAATTCCAGGCTGGAAGAGTCTATTTGGACAAAGTATCAATTGTAATAAAAACCTCACAGCTTACCTCAGATTCTGTAGTTTACAGTCTGGGTGTTTCAAGGCTTCACATAATGACTTTACTCCACTGTCCCCTACATCACTCCCTTTCAGGTCGAGATGCATCAGATTCTGGTTGTGAGTCAAAGAACTAGAGATATTCTGACAACcatcagggaaagaaagaaatctcaacCTTTAGGACAAAAATATACAGGAGGGATTACAAAATCATCTCTGTCCCTAGTTACAGCACCCCTTTCTTTTCAAACCTAAATAACTCTTAGatgttttctaaatattcctGCCATTTCTTATCTTACTGAGGGTTCCTCATATTCCAGGGCAGGTCATAAATTCAAGTTTCAGGATGTTGTTTAGAAAAACAATTGGGTTACCACTTAGGTGTCCATTACATTATATCCTGACAACTGATACTCTCAATTTTGTTTGACTATGAAAAGTTGATAACatcaggaaaagaagaagaggagtTTTTAAACTCTTAAATCCCAGAAATGGTGACCAAAAATTATTGGGATTATTCCAAATACTGTAATTACAACATTCACAATATTTAATCCATTAAATAAGCCAAGGTGAGTCCACAGTTAACATCAACTGTTTGATATGCATTAGGAAAACACATTATTGCAAAAAGGCTGTCATCTTGTGAACTTTGTTAGGTGTACAGAGACAGCCCAAAGCAAAATACGAAGGAAGTTAAAtcctcccatttttcttttgctttttccatcTCCGAACTCAGTCACTGTTAGCCGTACTTGATTCTTCTGTAGTGCCTCTGCTGGCCCCAAATGCTTAGCATGTTCACACTGCTAATTGTTCAAAACTTCCCTTTTGCCCACAACTTACCTACCCTTCACCCTGACCTCCTTCCAGGCAAGCACAAGAAAATAAAGCTTTTCCCCATTTAGAGCACTAACCATCATCATCTAGTAAAAGTGGCTAAGGCACTCTCTAAATGTAAATCAAAAGTACAGTCTCACTTGTTAGGGAAATGGGACTTGAGTAAGGCCCCACTAAGGTGGGAAAGGCCAAAAGCTACCTTCACAGTATTAGGGTACCCTTGCATTCTAAAAGAGGAAACCATTTAACCCAAAAGAAGACATTAGCTATTGTATTAATGGCAAGGGACAATGTGTGGGGGAGATATTTGAGGGTTAGCGAAAACGACTTCCAGGAACCCCTGaattataacatatatgtaaCTGCCTACTACATCTATATGCAAATCCAGACCTAATCTAGTTGCTTGAAATCTAAGGTCAGATTTCACTAAAAACACTGAGATTCTAAGAGAAATATTTAGGGGGAAGCCTGTATCCCCCAAAAAAGAACATTAATCTTCAGTGCTTATAGGAACCCACACGTATCATTCTTTCAGCATTCAGCACATATTACTGAGCACCAAATAGGCCACGTGTGCATTGATGGGCACTGAATACAGAAAAAACCAGGATCAGTTTCAGCTCCTAGTAGAGCCAATGGACAAGAGGGAGACATGTAAACAAGCAAATGTAAAAATGTGACGCGAGTATCTGGAATCAAATTAAAGATAAAACAGCAAATGTCTGCAAGAATGAGGAGCAGCTGCAACTTTTGCATATTGCTCGTAGGACTATGAAATGATAAAACCACTCTGGGAAACTGGGTggttatttcttaaaaagttaaatatatacctatgaactagcaattccattcctaggtgtTAGctcaagagaagaaaacatgtcacaaaataaaaaaaaataaaagattttcacAAGAATATGCACACCAGCCTTATCCATGATAGCCAAGAATTGGAAACCCAGAGGTCTATTCACAGAGAATGAATGAGCAAGTTGTAGTatatcatacaatggaatgctaatcagagataaaaagaaaggaacaagaaacaaaaactaatagacacagacaatagtttagtggttatcagagagaaATGAGGGAGGGGGGtcgtagaaaagggaaaaggggactcaaatatatggtggtggaagaactgactctgggtggtgaacacacaatatgatacatggatgatgtattactgaaatgtacacttgaaacccatataattttactaaccatggtcaccccaataaatttaattaaataattaacaattaaaaacagaagtaaactATTAAAACATGCAGTAAcggataaatttttaaaaacattttgttgagCAAATGATGGacacaaaatacatatattgttGAATCAATCTAAATGACTTCCAAGTACAGAAAAAGCTAATATATAGTTATAGAGGTTAGAAAGTGGTTGCCTTTGGGACTGGATGGGGTGAGAGGACTGAATAGAAAGGGGTACAAGGAAACTTTCTGAGATGATAGaattattttgtcttgttttgggtATTGGTTACAGAGGTGTATGCAATTGTCAACACTCAACAAACTGAACACTTAACatctatgcattttattgaacataaattattcttcaataaaaaaatttaaaaagtgttccaGAACTTCTTTGAAAATGCTTTGTTGACCTGCCTAGAATGCCTTAGCTCTGTGTTCATCTAGATAATTCCTAATCAAGCCTCAAAAAACCATGTCAACAGCTACTATGTTCTGTGCTATCTTTCCCAGAATAAATCAGGTATGCTTCCATGTCCTCAGAGGTTTCCACTGGTCACAATCTTAGTTATTTTACTCAGTGgattttaagtatttgtttactgtttcccCTAAGAAGTAGGAGTGGGAGGtgggacaaagaaaaaaactggaataaCGCCATTAAATTTTCTCATGTCAGACTTACAATAGTTTCTGTAGTTTACAGTTTGGGTGCCTTAGTTCTTGATAAAAAGTCTTCATTGCTAACTCATCAAGGTTGCTATGACACAGGTCCAATTCTCTCAAGTGTTCATTTGTATGAAGCACAGAGCAGAGATCTTGCCAGCAATGAGTAATGCAACCAACATCCCTTTGCCTAAAtaattgggaaaagaaaagaccAATGATCCTAGTTCAGCCCAGGCAACTCTCAGAAAATGGTACAGGGTGGAAGTAAGTGGGCTTTGGGAATGGCAAGAACACCCAGTGCTGGCCTGGTTGGGCACAGTTCATCGGGAAGCCTTCCTCTTGGCACTCCGGAGGCTTTATTTGCCCAATAGCTTTCCCAAGCCCCTGGACACACTCCTTTGATGCACAAGAGCTACTTCATTTAGGAGAAAGAGACGCAGGGAAGAGAGAAGTCTTCAAAAACCTGAAGAGCCAATATcgagaagaaaaataacatccGACCCCAATAAGTAAGATTAGGACTGCGGGTAGACATTATGGGACTGTGACACAGGTTAAGAACCACAGGTTTGAGCCCAGTACTACCACTTACTAGCAAAATTACTTTCAGCAAGTCACATCAATTCCATGAACTCtgaattttcttcatctataaagtggaaatGCCATCTCCTTTCACAGGGTTTGAGGATTTAATAGCCAATTTTAGTGGGTACACAAAAGCATGGTGTAAATTTTAAGATGCTGTATAATTATTAGGCATACTATCAATAGACTCATTATACACAAAAAAGGTGATAATAAAACAGGTAGTCTAGCGATTGTAAAAGCATGAGCTCTACAATAGAATAGTTCTGAGTTCCAACTCTACCACCATTCACCAAACTGAGTGATTCTGACAACATTACTAACCTAtatgagcctcagcttcttcaacATAAAAAGTGATGCTAATTGTATCTGTTTCTTAGGATTACTGTGAAATTCAGTAAGACAATCTGTAGAAAATGCTGAGCCAGTGTTTCACATTGTAAATGCTCCTGACAATTGGTAGCTGCTGTTATTTAAAGTACATAAAAGTCTAGCATGTTGCCTTATACATAATAGCTACTgtagggcaggaaaaaaaaatacctttttcccTCTGCCCTCCTAGATTTCCTGGCCAGGGCCCTGTAAATTAGattgacaaaagacagattaacaagagaaaagcatgcAAATTTTATTAGCATGTGCATCATGGGTACACATAGGGGAAACTCACTTACTAGTAACTCAATGGGATGGTTAAAATTTGGGATCTAAACACCTAACTCGCGGGGTAAAGGCAAGGGAGAAAGGGTGtttatggaaaaacaaatgattttttggaaagataaatggGATTTAGGAGAACAGATGACAGACATGATAGCTTGTGACGTTTGTCTGGGTAGTGTCAACTTCCGTCTCCAAAAAGAAATTAGGGTTGCTCCTAGGAGGGGATTTATGACAGTTGAGTTCTTTTGGGAAGCTCtgcttttaggcagataaggTATTTCAGGAACTCAAAggctttcagctcaaaataattcttttgtaAAAATGGCATATTTTGGAGTGACATATCCTGATCCCCTTcactactcaataaatattgatttcctCCCTTATTTCCCCGATACCTTATTTAAATCGGAATGAATGCCATTATAGAGTGGTGACCTCTACATCACCTGACATTTTAGAGAAAACTAGGCAATAAATTACTGATTCAAACATTCAAGTGCTTACTGTGTACAGATACTATGGATAAAACATGTGACCTCAGTCAAGTTACCTCAGTTTTTTATAAGTAAAAGTAGCATCTACCTTGGATTTTTAGGAGGCTAAATGATTTGGGGCTTAGAAGACTGTCAGGTATGTATTAAGCAAATGTTAGCTACTATTTGATGTGTGCTTGAATCAATGATTGCACACTTACTTTCTAGGTGAACTCTGCATCTCAGTTTTGTAATCTCAAAAATAAACTGAGATATGGCTTTTACTAGCATTAAACTGGGAATGTTAAACATCCTGTGCACTCTGTAACTGTATACCACATTGTAAGCCCTcaattaattttagtttaatatGGAACTAATTCCATAGTTCGATTGTTCCCCCAGACTTAGATGGGTAGAGTCAGGAAAGGCAAcctgaggaagggaagagggtgtAATAATAAGCAGAAAATGCTgaagttcatttattctttcaaaacattCATCTAGCACGTACTATTTCTTACCCACATCTGACTCTCTCCAGTTAGTTGTTAAAGGGCTGAGACTTTTCATACAAAGGCCGGGTATATCTAGGCAATGGGGAAGGAGCTAAATCAGTAGAATACAGTGGAACAGAGCCCACAGAGATGACCTATGTACACTAGGTTTAGCAAGAAATTCCTAGTTCCTATTCTTCTGGAGGGcattatttctaaaagttaaatatatgtaAGATGATGGGTGTAAGTTTGGGCTATGCCATATCCCTCCTTGAGGACTGAAGCACTCATTCCCTAGTTGTTGGGAGTGTTGACAGCTGACAGTGCTCAGCCAGTCCCTCTCCTGGGATTCCCGTCAGGCCAAGATGGATACTTCAGGCAAGTTTTTGCATATTCCTCACCAGTAGCTGTGACTGGTCAATAAGGGGTTTCAGTGCCTGGCGTCTTTTTCTCAAGGTGGGAAAACTCTGAAAGGTTATCCTGGCTCTGGGATCTCAGCTAAACaactcctcctttccctctgagAAAATCTACTTCCTTCACTCCCCCACAGAACACATCCCGGGAACTGACCTAACACACTTACCAAGTTTCAGCTGGGGGGCTTAAATTTAACATCTTCTCAAATACCACAGACAGTTTAATGGTCTGTAAACCTTGGCAATGCTTAAGGCAGAATGAAGACACAAGCAAATGGATTTTCccataaatattaatgacaacCTTTTGTAAATATCTCATTGCCTGGCTTATAAATGCTTCATCTTGAGTCTCATACAGACAGTGAAACAACTCCAGACATTCCAGCTGTGATGAGAAATATTCACTCTTTCCTAATATTTTCATCCACTGAAGTATCTTCCATTTTATCTCCAGTGACATTTTACAGTTAAAAGTTTCCTCCAGTTGTTTTACTCGATCTTCATTCAAAAGGCCAAACAAAAAGCATTTCATCTGCATCAGATGGGGGTTTCTATGGCTGTTGCTTTCAACTAACAGCTTCAAGTCTTCAAAAGACTGAGAGGAACGATCTGTGACTCCCCAACTGTCTTTCAACATATAGAACATAGCGGCAAAAAACTCCTGAATGTGTAGGTGCGTGAACTCATAGCAGTTTTCATACTCTATGTCCTTCTGAAGAATATTCATGTCCAGGAAAACTGAGACATCAGATTTAGTTAACCCATGCTTTCTGAGATTTTCCCTGTAAAACACATGTGTCATAGTCCATACTCCTTTAACGGCCAAGTGGCACAGCCTCTTCAGTTGGGTTTGGTTGGGTAGATTAGGACAGCTTCCATCTACCTGTGTGAACAAGCTAGAGATATAGCAGGTAAACAGAGCCGTGGTGGTTTTGCAGGTCAACCTGATATCACCACCCTTCTCCATTTGCTGCTCCAGACAAGTACAAATGACCCAGCACACTAGGGGGACTTTGCACATGCTAAACAGCATCTCGTTGTTTCTTAGTAAATCCAGTACTTGCAAGGCCAACTTCTTGTCTTCAAAAAACTGGTAAATATACTCCTCTCTTGCATCCTCAGACATTCCTAGTAGCTCTACAGAATGCTGGCTTTTCAACAGAGGCTTTAGTTTCTTGCAAGCTGTGAGTCTCGTTGTCACCAGTAAGGACGACTCAGGGAGCATCACTTTCCTCAGCAAACTACTCATGAGGAAGGACACTGGGTGTACCTGGGTCCAGTCTTCGCACAGTGCCAACTCAGGTTCCTCAAATGCGAAGTTCAGCTCATCAAAACTATCAATTATAAAAAGGAGACTATTTGGCTGGGACATAATCCTTTCAATGGGGCCTTCTGTGCTGGGCCAGTCCTTTGATATCATTTGAACAAAGCTTCTTTCTCTCAACTGGTTAATTTCTCTTGCATTGAGataaaaaat from Rhinolophus ferrumequinum isolate MPI-CBG mRhiFer1 chromosome 11, mRhiFer1_v1.p, whole genome shotgun sequence encodes the following:
- the NLRP14 gene encoding NACHT, LRR and PYD domains-containing protein 14, with amino-acid sequence MTDLSSSSFFSDFGLLLYLEELNKEELKKFKLLLKNEAMEPGDCLIPWAEVKKAKREDLANLMKKHYSGERAWDVALKIFGKMNLKDLCERAKAEINWAAQTMGPDNTREGEAQDDQETVLGDGTEYRIQIQEKFCIMRNRKCLLGEPKDFRHEIAEEGRELLEQLFDVDVKTGEQPQTVVLQGAAGVGKTTLVRKALLDWAQGNLYHQKFTYIFYLNAREINQLRERSFVQMISKDWPSTEGPIERIMSQPNSLLFIIDSFDELNFAFEEPELALCEDWTQVHPVSFLMSSLLRKVMLPESSLLVTTRLTACKKLKPLLKSQHSVELLGMSEDAREEYIYQFFEDKKLALQVLDLLRNNEMLFSMCKVPLVCWVICTCLEQQMEKGGDIRLTCKTTTALFTCYISSLFTQVDGSCPNLPNQTQLKRLCHLAVKGVWTMTHVFYRENLRKHGLTKSDVSVFLDMNILQKDIEYENCYEFTHLHIQEFFAAMFYMLKDSWGVTDRSSQSFEDLKLLVESNSHRNPHLMQMKCFLFGLLNEDRVKQLEETFNCKMSLEIKWKILQWMKILGKSEYFSSQLECLELFHCLYETQDEAFISQAMRYLQKVVINIYGKIHLLVSSFCLKHCQGLQTIKLSVVFEKMLNLSPPAETWDVGCITHCWQDLCSVLHTNEHLRELDLCHSNLDELAMKTFYQELRHPNCKLQKLLLRFLSFPDGCQNISSSLTHNQNLMHLDLKGSDVGDSGVKSLCEALKHPDCKLQNLSLESCNLTTLCCLNISKALVRSQSLVFLNLSTNNLLDDGVELLCEALRHPKCHLERLSLESCGLTVAGCQDLSLALTSNKRLTHLCLADNNLGDDGLKLMSDALKHPQCILQSLVLRRCHFTSLSGEHLSSSLLHNKSLTHLDLGSNWLQDDGVKLLCDVFRHPSCNLQDLELMGCVLTSACCQDLASAILNNSNLRSLDLGNNDLQDEGVKILHEALRHPNCNIQRLGLEYCGLTSLCCQDLSSTLSSNQRLIKINLTQNTLGCEGITKLCEGLMSPECKLQVLGLCKEAFDAEAQKLLEAVRVSNPHLVIKQDCNDHNEEDGSWWRCF